One stretch of Clavelina lepadiformis chromosome 6, kaClaLepa1.1, whole genome shotgun sequence DNA includes these proteins:
- the LOC143461847 gene encoding uncharacterized protein LOC143461847, with the protein MMESNAPYVTNLVNSIIGVSVLAMPFCMKKCGLLLGLGLLIGMSWLTYISCNMLVQSAVYKKRRTYEYLAFYTIGPSGKFLVELSMIGLMLGTCVAFYVIIGDLATQILSNFVGASAIQLRTYAIVFCALCVALPLGLMKNLSVLGFIGFFSLIFYCIFVCVMFANSLSSGLLTFDWIHKIELFKPSGVFQCLPIFGLAYACQCQLFVVYDSLENVSIMRMENIVVTSLKIVTSVYCMVAILGYQSFLDQVEGNVLKNFSPNVMLELIKLGFAVSVVVGFPLMIFPCRQSIHTLFFSKQPGDGIATTTYIEPFTFKAITLCIVLSTMMVAVFIPNVETILGLTGATMGSFICFIFPGIIFSKASPKGDTNISKFVLGIGCILLVVCTYSNVYSAINQSYLAPKQNLPVKGDVVIVPHEQFLKEAGEKVDEIIPEPTKPPLAEVVDNEHRHEPANPLPPDLEELKDGKEVAQEVANDGANDKPDSIAMKPAQEERDFAEDRNDPKQHNSIEDKEDDPDDKKDLERDVPDTMDQEVQNILPEKDLQSDNINPNQVETAEENVEENDSRGNMDHAEELAVKKEDVRKTDNSVDENELLDKIREQQKKQHELLEKQEKLIKALEDQHRKDPAKTAEEGGGKLEGDLKAEEEAADPVEKARKPAETDLASDLTLQDEKRKEPSSDVDVRKDVHKEEPAKQVDVLPPDDENKVKRSKEKLKEDQALKVAEPVHGGKAAEEDRRDPRDLKGPDEENKVARGDGEEDTKDEDPKKKENLEDVGVDLKNVDIQGDEDKRKKDAEDNDLNLEKKPKARDLKSLDVDAIEAQLT; encoded by the exons atgatggAGAGTAACGCGCCTTACGTGACCAATCTTGTCAACAGCATCATCGGTGTCAGTGTCCTTGCGATGCCGTTTTGCATGAAGAAATGCGGCTTACTTCTTGGGCTGGGCCTTCTCATCGGAATGTCTTGGCTCACCTATATATCCTGCAACATGTTGGTGCAATCAgcagtttataaaaaaagacGAACATATGAATATTTGGCGTTTTATACAATTGGTCCGAGTGGAAAGTTTCTTGTTGAATTGAGCATGATTGGACTAATGCTGGGTACTTGTGTTGCCTTTTATGTTATCATTGGTGATTTAGCAACTCAAATTTTGTCCAATTTTGTTGGAGCAAGTGCAATTCAGTTGAGAACATACGCGATTGTGTTCTGTGCTTTATGTGTTGCTCTTCCACTGGGTCTAATGAAGAACTTATCTGTGCTAGGTTttattggatttttttctctcATATTTTACTGCATCTTTGTCTGCGTCATGTTCGCCAATTCACTGAGTAGTGGACTTCTTACGTTTGATTGGATCCATAAAATAGAACTTTTCAAGCCATCAGGTGTCTTTCAATGTTTGCCAATATTTGGACTCGCCTATGCCTGCCAGTGCCAGTTATTTGTTGTCTATGATTCACTTGAAAATGTGTCGATAATGAGAATggaaaatattgttgtaacTTCTTTGAAGATTGTTACTTCAGTCTACTGCATGGTTGCTATCCTTGGTTACCAGAGCTTTCTTGACCAGGTTGAAGGAAATGtcttaaaaaacttttctccGAATGTCATGCTGGAGTTAATTAAACTTGGTTTTGCTGTTTCAGTTGTGGTCGGGTTTCCTTTAATGATATTTCCATGCAGGCAGAGCATCCATACACTATTCTTCAGCAAACAACCCGGTGATGGAATAGCAACAACCACCTACATCGAACCATTCACATTTAAAGCCATCACCCTTTGCATCGTCTTGTCTACTATGATGGTGGCAGTTTTTATTCCAAATGTGGAAACTATCTTGGGCTTGACAGGTGCAACAATGGgatcttttatttgttttatatttcctGGGATAATTTTCTCAAAAGCTTCCCCGAAAGGTGACACGAATATATCAAAGTTTGTTCTCGGAATAGGATGTATCCTGCTAGTAGTTTGCACCTACTCAAACGTATACTCAGCCATAAATCAATCGTACCTCGCTCCCAAGCAAAATCTTCCTGTGAAAGGAGATGTTGTCATCGTTCCGCATGAGCAGTTTCTGAAGGAAGCTGGAGAGAAGGTTGATGAAATTATTCCAGAACCAACGAAACCTCCGTTGGCAGAAGTTGTGGATAATGAGCATCGACATGAGCCGGCAAATCCTCTTCCTCCTGATCTGGAAGAATTGAAAGATGGAAAAGAAGTCGCTCAGGAGGTTGCAAATGATGGTGCAAATGATAAACCTGACTCCATCGCAATGAAACCTGCACAGGAGGAAAGAGATTTTGCTGAGGATAGAAATGACCCTAAACAACATAATAGCATAGAGGACAAGGAAGATGACCCTGATGACAAGAAAGATCTGGAACGTGATGTTCCGGATACAATGGATCAAGAAGTGCAAAACATATTGCCTGAAAAAGATTTGCAATCTGATAATATAAATCCCAATCAGGTGGAAACTGCAGAAGAAAACGTTGAAGAGAACGATTCTCGTGGAAATATGGACCATGCAGAAGAACTTGCCGTGAAGAAGGAAGATGTTCGGAAGACTGACAATAGTGTTGATGAAAATGAACTGCTGGATAAGATCAGAGAGCAGCAGAAGAAGCAGCACGAGCTTTTGGAGAAGCAGGAGAAGTTAATTAAAGCTCTTGAGGATCAACACCGAAAAGATCCCGCTAAAACTGCAGAGGAAGGCGGAGGTAAGTTGGAAGGTGACTTGAAAGCTGAAGAGGAAGCTGCTGATCCCGTGGAAAAAGCAAGAAAGCCTGCGGAAACGGATTTGGCATCAGATCTAACATTGCAGGATGAAAAACGAAAAGAGCCCTCCTCCGATGTAGATGTGCGGAAGGATGTTCATAAAGAAGAACCTGCCAAGCAGGTTGATGTTTTGCCACCAGATGACGAGAATAAAGTTAAAAGATCAAAAGAGAAGCTGAAAGAAGATCAGGCCCTTAAAGTTGCTGAGCCAGTGCATGGTGGAAAAGCAGCAGAAGAAGATCGACGTGATCCCAGAGATCTTAAAGGTCCTGATGAGGAAAACaag GTTGCAAGAGGTGATGGGGAAGAAGATACAAAAGATGAAGATCCTAAGAAGAAAGAAAACCTTGAAGATGTTGGAGTAGATTTAAAGAATGTTGATATTCAAGGAGACGAAGATAAAAGGAAGAAGGATGCTGAAGATAATGATCTCAACCTTGAAAAAAAGCCAAAAGCTCGGGATCTGAAATCTTTGGATGTTGATGCAATCGAGGCTCAACTAACCTAA